The Bubalus bubalis isolate 160015118507 breed Murrah chromosome 18, NDDB_SH_1, whole genome shotgun sequence genome contains a region encoding:
- the HP gene encoding haptoglobin precursor, which produces MSALQAVVTLLLCGQLLAVETGSEATADSCPKAPEIANSHVEYSVRYQCDKYYKLRAGNGVYTFNNKQWINKDIGQQLPECEEDDSCPEPPKIENGYVEYSVRYQCKTYYKLRTSGDGVYTFNSKKQWINKDAGQQLPECEAVCGKPKHPVDQVQRIIGGFLDAKGSFPWQAKIVSHHNLISGATLINERWLLTTAKNLYLGHTSDKKAKDITPTLRLYVGKNQLVEVEKVVLHPDHSKVDIGLIKLRQKVPVNDKVMPICLPSKDYVKVDRVGYVSGWGRNENFNFTQHLKYVMLPVADQDKCVKHYEGVDAPKNKTAKSPVGVQPILNENTFCVGLSKYQEDTCYGDAGSAFVVHDKEDDTWYAAGILSFDKSCAVAEYGVYVKVTSILDWVRKTIADN; this is translated from the exons ATGAG CGCCCTGCAAGCTGTCGTCACTCTCCTGCTCTGCGGGCAGCTTCTCGCTGTGGAAACCGGCAGTGAGGCCACAG CCGACAGCTGCCCAAAGGCCCCCGAGATTGCTAATAGCCATGTGGAGTACTCGGTTCGCTATCAGTGTGACAAATATTACAAACTGCGTGCTGGAAATG GGGTGTATACTTTTAACAATAAGCAATGGATAAACAAGGACATTGGACAGCAACTCCCTGAATGTGAAGAAG ATGACAGCTGCCCAGAGCCCCCCAAGATTGAAAATGGCTACGTGGAGTACTCAGTTCGCTATCAGTGCAAAACCTATTACAAACTGCGCACCAGTGGGGATG gAGTGTACACCTTTAACAGTAAGAAGCAGTGGATAAATAAGGACGCTGGACAGCAACTCCCTGAATGTGAGGCAG TGTGtgggaagcccaagcaccccGTGGACCAGGTGCAGAGGATCATAGGTGGCTTCCTGGATGCCAAGGGCAGCTTTCCCTGGCAGGCCAAGATAGTCTCCCACCATAATCTCATCTCGGGAGCCACGCTCATCAATGAACGATGGCTCCTCACCACAGCTAAAAATCTCTACCTGGGTCACACTAGTGACAAAAAAGCAAAGGACATCACTCCTACTTTAAGACTGTACGTGGGGAAGAACCAGCTTGTAGAGGTGGAGAAGGTGGTTCTCCACCCTGACCACTCCAAGGTAGACATTGGGCTCATCAAACTCAGACAGAAGGTACCTGTCAATGACAAAGTAATGCCCATCTGCCTACCTTCAAAAGATTATGTGAAGGTGGATCGTGTGGGTTATGTGTCTGGCTGGGGGCGAAATGAAAACTTCAACTTTACGCAGCATCTGAAGTACGTCATGCTGCCTGTGGCTGACCAAGACAAGTGTGTGAAGCACTATGAGGGCGTCGACGCGCCTAAAAATAAGACAGCTAAGAGCCCTGTAGGGGTGCAGCCCATACTGAATGAGAACACCTTCTGCGTCGGCCTGTCCAAGTACCAGGAGGACACCTGCTATGGCGACGCCGGCAGCGCCTTCGTCGTTCACGACAAGGAAGATGACACCTGGTATGCGGCCGGGATCCTGAGCTTTGACAAGAGCTGTGCTGTGGCTGAGTATGGTGTGTACGTGAAGGTGACCTCCATTCTGGACTGGGTTCGGAAAACCATCGCTGACAACTAA